The proteins below are encoded in one region of Telopea speciosissima isolate NSW1024214 ecotype Mountain lineage unplaced genomic scaffold, Tspe_v1 Tspe_v1.0150, whole genome shotgun sequence:
- the LOC122647772 gene encoding uncharacterized protein LOC122647772 produces the protein MTALHCDRSLTVDRASYGGLIRDATGAAILAYVGKGEENSVLCMELLAILRGIMLCIQNDLRRVSIRSDSKLEMDILNGEVGCPRAMQLLKGRIISLCEQLHRKEIRHVWREMNQPADFIAAIDTGDGESIFNPSEFPLELVELIQNDADYKAYFRTPSF, from the coding sequence ATGACAGCCCTTCATTGTGATAGGTCCTTGACGGTTGATAGAGCCTCCTATGGAGGGCTCATTCGAGATGCTACAGGGGCTGCCATTTTAGCCTATGTTGGAAAGGGAGAGGAAAATTCTGTTCTTTGCATGGAGCTCCTGGCTATCCTCAGGGGGATTATGTTGTGCATTCAAAATGATCTTCGTCGTGTTTCTATTAGATCGGATTCCAAGCTTGAAATGGATATCTTAAATGGTGAAGTTGGCTGCCCAAGGGCCATGCAGCTTTTGAAGGGTCGTATTATTTCCCTTTGTGAGCAGTTACATCGCAAAGAAAttaggcatgtttggagggaaatGAACCAGCCAGCGGACTTCATAGCAGCCATTGATACTGGGGATGGGGAATCTATCTTTAATCCCTCAGAGTTTCCCCTAGAGTTGGTGGAGTTGATCCAGAATGATGCGGACTATAAAGCTTATTTTAGGACCCCTTCATTCTGA